The Chryseobacterium sp. JV274 sequence TAATTTAGTTGATATGAAGTCTTATTTTTTCTTCTTGTCAGAAGCTTGTTCTTTTTCTATTGGGTTATCATTGGATCCGAAGAAATCCTTTACCTGTTTTTCCAATCTCTTCATGAAATCTCCTACTGTTCCATCTGTTCCCGGCATAGGTCTGCTCATATTCTCTGCCGTCATATAAGGTCTTGATTCTGCAAACGGATCAGCTTTATATCCTTCGTAGGATTTCAGGAATTTATCTTTGGATGTAGGTGTTATTGTATTGCTCATCATTCCCATCTTAGCATTGATCTTATCTGCATATGACAATTCATCATAGTTTTCGATCTTTTTATTTCCGCTCAACTGCCAGGAATAGTTTTTATCAGCGTCTTCAATTTTTACAATCAGACCTGGAAGTCCTTTAAATTTATAAGGTCCATCCTGAAAAGGGATATCTGAACTGAACCATGCCGTCCATTTTCTTCCTCCGAATTCTGTAGTTGCTTTCTGAGCATTGTATGCACCCACCTTTTCTTTATCAGGTAAAATACTCCACTGCAGTTTCGGCTCGTCATCGTATGAAAATAGGTTTCTGCTGATTCTGTCTACATACTGAACCTTCATGTCCGGATAGCTTTTGATAATTTTATAGGAGAATTTAGGCCATTTTATCAGTTTGGTCATATCCTTGAAAGACTTGGTTTTCTCCATTTCTTCTATCTGAATTTTAATGATAGAATCCTGAGCAGGCATTGTATAATCCTGATAGATTGATTTCTTTGGAGTAATATCAAGGATGGTAATGATCTTATCAAGTTTTGCCGAATCTTTCTTCGGTTTAAAAGTCAGTTCATAAAAGAAACGGTTTGCAGTTTCCTTTGATTCCTGAGCTCCTGCAAATGCAAAAAGAGCAATAAGAAATATAGAGAATAACTTTTTCATTATAACAAGTTTTATATAATTAGTAATCACATGTCTTCTTTTGTTACAGTTTTTTTGAAATTTTATTTTTTAGGAAAAGATTTATCTCCTCCGGATTACGTGGTGATTAAAAAATTATGATTCTCTTAAAACAGTTTCATTTTTTAAACGCTTACCTTTAAGTTTCTAAAAAACAAAATATTATGGACACGTTATCTCAATTAAAATCCGAACTGGAAGGAGAATTCCAAACCACAAAAAAGTTTATTGAATTGTTTCCCGAAGGAAAAAATGACTTCGCTCCCCATGAAAAAAGCATGAAAATGATGCCTCTTGCCACCCATCTCGTAGAAGTTTTTGAATGGCCGAACACTATTTTGAAAACTTCTGAACTGGATTTTGGTAAAGGCGATTACAAACCGACAATTCTTTCTACAAAAGATGATCTTATGAAAAAACTGGAAGAAGATTATCAGGCAGGTAAAGCGGCATTGGAAAATAGTACGGAGGACGATCTGACCCCCAGCTGGACGATTAAAAATGACGGCCATGAACTGGCAAGCTGGAGTAAATACGGAGCGATACGGCATGCATTAAATCAGATTACGCATCACAGAGCACAATTGGGAGTATATTACAGACTGAACAACATTCCTTTGCCAGGAAGCTATGGGCCTTCAGCAGACCAGCAAAGTTTTTAATTTTAATACATCAGTATATCTCAACAAAAAACCAATCCTGATGGATTGGTTTTTATTTTATTTAAAGTTGAATTTTACAGTAAACATGACTTGACTAGGGCGGAGTTGATATCTTGTATATGTAATATTTGTGGTATTAATATCATAGGTTTCGAAAACTTTTTTATTCGCGATATTCATCCATTTCAATTCAAAATCAATTTTCTTTTTAGTCCAAGTGAACTGATATGATACATCGTAGAATCCATTATGATATTTTTGACCTGCCGCATTTGTATTTACCTGATCCCAATTGAATCCCACAGTATGACTTTCCATAGGATAGAAGAAAACCCCTAGGTTATGGGTAAATCCTGTTCTGGTAGCATTTGAGTTTAATTCTCCAACACTTGTTTGTTTTGTTCTGGTAAGACTTGCATTATAATCAACGCTCATCCAACTGAAATAGGTATTATTGAATTTAATACCAAATGACTGGCCATTATTTTTATTAGTATAGGATTTATCATTCAAAAATGCATCAGATTCTGTCGTATTGTTGCTATAACTAAGAGATGCGTTTGTTTTAAATTTTGGAAAATATTTTCCAACTTCTACACTATATCCATTACTCAATACATGATTATCCTGCTCTTTATATTTCATTATGGTATATCCGGCTCCATTGATCTCCGGATTTGAAATTAAGTTTCTCTTTGCATCAGAATATCTGTAATTAACATTGAAGAACAGATTATTCAATGGGTTTCTATATTCTATTCTTGTTCCTGCAGATTTATTGTTATTCTGAGGAATTGGGTTTTTAACATCCATTGCTCTAATTCCCTCTGGTGATGTCATTAAGAATCCTGAATATGCTGTATTTATTTCTCCAAAATTATTATTAATATTAGCATTTACGGATGCTTTCCAGAATGAAGCAAAAGAATATTGTGCAAAAATATTAGGTTCAAACGTTACTTTATTTACCGATTTTGAAACGAGTCTTAATGGATCTTCCGCTTTAATATTGTTTGAGTTTACCGGAAGATTGGCATAGATCATCCATGATTCATTTTTATAATTTATCCCTAAACTTCCGTATGGTGTAGCTATGGTGTAATTTAAATCATTGCTATATGCCTCTGGTTTGGGATCTTTATCAGGATTGGCAGATGGAATTGCTTTCACGTTTGACAAATCTGACACCATACCTGTGCTTTTAAAATTAAATCCAACTTCAGGAGTAAATGTCCATCCTTTAGCAGAAAAACCAATATTGGCAGAGTGATTAGCTTCAAAAGTCTTAAGTCTTAAACTCTGTGTTGCAAATTCTGTATTAGCTACCGGTTCAAATCCAGGGATATCCAGATAAGATGATGGAGAAACTTGCAAAGTCTGTCTGTCCGTTTGGTAGCTTACATAGGATAAAAGATTTACCATTTTTTCTTTCCAAGGAATAATTGTACTTAGTGAGTTCTGGAATGATGTTGTAGGAGATTCAACACCCTCATTAGCATTTCTCAGTATTCCACTTTTCAGATCTGTTCTGTCAACAATTCCCCTGTCTGCATTCCAATATTGAGAGAAACTTGTGGTATTTTTAAAAAATCCTTTTTTTGCATTCTTTGTAAATATTAATTCTCCTTTTGCTTTATCTGTATAAAAATTATTCAGGATTTTTATACTATTGGAAGTTCCTCCAAAATAATCCTTTTGACTATAGGATTCTCTTTCTACAGCATTGTTGGTATAGTTTGCGTTGGCTTTAAGTTCCCACTCCTTTTTCTTATCAATATTGGTAAGATAATTGGCTGATAAATAATGAACATTATTCATCAGATATCTTTTCACTGGAAGATTAGGGGTATCTGCATTTTCTACGTTCAACCAGTCATTTTGTGAAGCATTGATTCTTTTTCCTTCAAATCTATTTCCAAACGCCAGAATATTCCCTTCGTTTTCCACCTGCTCACCCATATTATTGGTTTTATAATTGACTACCCATTGGCTTTTCTGTCCAAAGAACATAGGGGTCAGTTTTACATTCCAAAGCCATGGATCTCCGAATCCTGTTCCTACTTCCCCTCTACCAGTCATGGTTACGGAGTTTTTCAGTTTGATATTGATGGCTGCCTGATCTGAAGGCACTTTGTCCTGAAGTATTTTTACCGGCTGGTGGTTCTCCAGAACTTCCACTTTCTGTACTGCATCTTTCGGAAGTGAATTGTTGATGGTACCATAACCACCTTCCATAAGATCTTTTCCATTGACATAGAATTTATTAATGGCATTTCCCTGATAAAGAATTGTTCCGTCATTATTGACTTCAATTCCCGGGATTTTTTTCATTACATCTGCCAGGGTTCTGTCATTCTTGCTGTTGAAAGCTTTAAGATCGTAAGAAATGGTATCTCCTCTTGCGGTAATCATTTTTGTTTTCAGCTGTACTTCCTTTATTTCCGTAGCTTCAGACTGCATTTTAAAGCTCAGAGTCTGATCGCTGTTGCTGATTTGCTTAGTAAGGGGTTTCTGATTGAACGCTTTCACTTTAAGATCCACATTGGGTTCTGCGGATGTGAAAGTTACTTTATATTCTCCTTTAGAGTTGGTAATTCCGTAAGCCAGAATTGCATCTTTACCTGGTTCTTCTATAGTCACACTGGCACTTGGTATTGCTACCCCGTCATCATCAGTAATCTTTCCTGTAACTGTCTTCTGTGCAAAAGTGAGCACCGTAAAGAAAAGCATCAGAAATAAAGAAATATTTTTTTTCATACCTATTATTTGCTCAATTAGTTAATCATTGTAGTTTTTTGTTACACTTTTATAAAGATGACTTTTGTTATTAAAAGTTAAATCCATTATCACTATAAACATAGTTATAATTTTGTTTTTTACAAGTTTCAAAAAACTAATTGTAATTTCTTTTAAATTATTAACAATAATTAACAAAACAATTTTCGTTTTTTTTATGTTTTAACAGAAACATTATAGATAAACTATATCAAAACTCTATTTTTATTTACCTAATAATATCTGCTTTAAAATTTACAATTTTATGATTTGTTAAAAAAAAGAATCTATTAAATAAATATTTCATATTAATCAATAATAAAACTATCTCCAAAATTTAGCTTATTTTAGATCATTGATACAATATATCGTCATTTTAAGCCTTTTTTTACAACAAAAAGAGGGATCTGATCAATTAATAAAAAAAAATAGTATTTTTAACTATTCCAAATAGTAAAATCTGATTTGAATCATAGATTAAAAAAAAATTAAAGACAAGGATCGTTAACATTTATTTAATAATTTTGTCATATAAATTTACTAAAATGGGAATTATTTTAAAGCCTATAGATATTGTAGATGACATTTCCAAAGAGGAATTCTACGAAAAATATCTGAAGCCCAGAAGGCCCGTTGTCATCAAAAATATGGCAAAAAAGTGGCCAGCTTACCAAAAATGGACGATGGAATACATGAAGGAGGTTGTAGGAGATGTAGAGGTTCCTTTATACGACAGCTCAAAGGCAGATCCTTCTGCTCCCATCAATTCTTCTGCCGCAAAAATGAAATTTGGAGATTATATAGATCTCATTCAGCGAGAGCCTACCGATCTGAGAATATTCCTTTTTGACCCCATAAAATACGCACCGAATCTTTTGGAAGATTATATTTCGCCCAAAGAACTCATGGGAGGGTTTCTTGATAAATATCCCAATATGTTCTTCGGTGGAAAAGGATCTGAAACATTCCTTCATTTTGATATTGATATGGCACATATTTTCCATACTCACTTCAACGGAAGAAAACATATTCTTCTTTTCGATTATAAATGGAGAGAAAGACTCTATCAGATACCGTATGCAACCTATGCATTAGAAGACTATGATATTGAAAATCCAGACCTCACAAAGTTTCCGGCACTGGATGGCGTAGAAGGAATTGAATGTTTCCTGGAACACGGAGATACTTTATTCATGCCTACAGGATGGTGGCATTGGATGAAATACCTTGATGGAAGTTTCTCTATTTCTTTAAGAGCATGGGACAAATCATGGGCAGTAAAAGCTCATTCTTTATGGAATCTTACCGTACAACGTAAATTTGACGATGTTATGAAGTCTCAGTTTAAAAGTAAATACATGGACTGGAAAGAAAAGCTTGCTATTGAAAGGGCAGAAATCGCTTTAAAAAGAGGCTTACCAAGATAAATAAAAAGACGTTTCAATTGAAACGTCTTTTTGATTCTATTATAAAAATGTTATTTTTTAATAATTTTATAGCCTTTCTCAGTCTCTTTATCTTTAACCTTTACTATATAATTTCCTGCAGCCAATTCGCTTACATTTACAGTTCCGTTTTCTGAGTTCATCATTTCTTTTTTCACCAGCTTACCACTAAAATCATAGATATTGATTTCAGACATCTTCGTTTTATTTTTGATATATAACATATCTTTTACCGGATTCGGATAGACAGATGCGCGGCTGTTATCTGCTTTCACATCAGAAACCGACAGACTGTTTGCAGAAACCTGGAAATCATCTATCCCGATAAACCAGATATCTTCTGTAGTGGAATAGAAAGCAATATAGATTGTTTGTCCAACATAAGGGGTCAGATCATAAGTATATTGATTCCATGAAGTAGGAGGCTTTACTGCAGCAGCGAGCGTATTGGTAAGCCCAGCGATGGTGGGTGTTGTTGTTGATATTTTTATATCTACCGTCTCAGCAAGACCAGCCCCTCTGTTTCTTGCCCAGAAAGTAAGCTTATCTGATACTCCGGCAGTCACTACTATAGCAGGACTAATGACATAATCATCATGGGCAGTACTGCCATATTCCAATCCCAGAAAATGAGTTCCGGAATGAGGAGCATTGAATGAGGAATCATAAGAATCCCAGGTTTCCCAGGTTCCCGGATCGCCTCCATTAATGACGGTCCAATCGGCAGGCATTGTTGCCGAATCAAAACTTTGAGAATATTGTGCCAGCAGACCTATTGGTACAAAGCACAGCAATGTTACGAATTGATAAATTTGTTTCATAGTGTTTATTTTTCATACTAATTTAATAAAAAATAAACAAATTGATTAGCAAATAATCACGAAAACCCAAAAAATAACCCAGACTTTTATGAAAACCCTTTACAACACCTTATAAACAGGATATTGTCTGAAAGTCTTTTCTTCAAAATAAGGGGAATGTCTGTACACCCAATCCAGTTGTGCTTCTCCATCTTCAGACAGTTTTTTATCGGATGCTTTCGCTGTTTCAAAGGCCTCTTTCAGTTTTTTATCTTTTTTCAGCAGTTCAGCGGCGGTATCTTCAAAAATATAGGCGGAATAGTATTCTTTCTGAGCTAGAATCCCATCGAAGAAATTCCAGTTGAAAAATGAGTCTAATGCCTCAGGTTCAAGTGTTTCTATGATGTATTTCACACCAGGCTGATTGGTAGAAACCAGGTAATCTCCGGTAGAAAACATCAGATTTTTATTGAATTTGTCTACTGTGGTTTCAAAATGCAGATAGTGACCTTCATAGGGGTTTTTAACTGTTTTAAAATCTTTGATTTTATAGGATTCCACCGCTAAAATACTGTCTTTCCGAATCGGTTTCATCTGAATATTATTTCTTTTAAATTCCTCAATAACGCGGTATTGCGACTGTGGAATCACATAATATTTTGGAATGGTAATATATCCTGTTGGAACCGCAGTAGTAAATAGCTTTATATTCTTTGTAAAAGGTTTGTTTCTATCATAATAAAGCCTTGGCTTGCCGGAAACTTCACTGGGTTTATATTTCCCTTCAAAGCCTTTAAAATCTATGGTAGAAAACCTGGTGGAATCTATTTTCCAACGGATTCCATATTGTTTTCCAGCCTGGTATTGTTTTAAATTTTCAATGCGGAGCTGTTTTATTTTGTGGTACTCTTTATCTAAATTCTGCAGGTTGACCAACATATATTTGTAAGTAGCATCTACTCTTTTGTCATAAGGTTTTAACATATGGGTTTCAGGGACAGTTCCTAAGGAGTTGAAAAGAGAAGTATACCCTGTGGAATATCTTGGAGAGTCTTCAAATGAAGCAAATCCTACTTCAGGAACATCACCATGAATATTGACGTAAGGCGTACTTTCATACCCCAGTTTTTTCATATCCTCAAGATTTTTAGCCTGATAATCGTTATAGAAATAAGCTCCAAGTGTGTTTCCCAGGCGTTCTTTAAAGGTTGAAATATAGGTGAATGTATATTGATAATCTGCTCCGTTGCTGACATGATTATCTATAAAAACATCTGGTTTTAACCATTGATAGATTTCCTGAAAGCTTCTGGCATTTTTGGAATCCGCTTTAATAAAGTCCCTGTTCAGGTCATAATTCCTTGCATTTCCTCTGAAACCATATTGCTCCGGACCATTCTGATTGGCCCTGGAATAAGCCCCTCTGTTCAGCATTCCACTCACATTGTATGCGGAAATAGCGGCAATGATAAAATTCTGTGGAGTTTTGATCTTTTGGGTAGCAAGATCTCTCATCAGCATCATAGTTGCATCTATTCCGTCCGGTTCTCCGGGGTGAATACCATTGTTAACGAAGAGAACGGCTTTATCTTTTCTTAATTTTTCAACGCTTTTTTCCGGAAAAGGATTATAAACCACCACATAAATTGGTTTTCCGTTATCATCTTCTCCTTTTTTAAGGTACTGAATGGTATTGAAGTTTTTAGCCAGATCCTGATAATAGTTATTCATTTCATCGTAGGTAACAGTTTGGTTGCCATTCCCTTTTTCAAATGGGGTCTGAAATGATTTTTGGGCAAAAAATAAGGTAGAACTCAGGGTGAATAAAAGATATTTCAGTTTCATTGAAGTCATATTTTTCAGACTTTAAAAGTAACCATCTTTTATGAAAAAGCAGATATATGAAACTCCAAAATTGTTTTTAAAAATAAAACCCTCACCAGTTTTAAAAACAAGTAAGGGTTATTTAAATTTATTAATTTCTTCCTTTTTCATTTGGGTATAAAGAGGGAAGCGGATCGCTTTGCCAGAATTCTTTAGAATCAATATCCATAATTGATAAAGCTCCGGTATAGGCTGCTCCGGTGTCCATATTCCAAATATTAGCTTTGTTGGCCGGCGTTGTAATCCCAATATCAAGAGTGGGTGTATGCCCGATAAATATTTCTTTGTATAAAAGCAGTCTTTTGGGATACAGCTCTGAATTCTTTTCCAGTTTTTTATCCATTGCTACGGCTGTTTCCCAAAGGGTTCTGTCCCATCGGTAATTGCTGGAATAAACTTCTTTTTCAGGGCCGTGCATCGAAGCATATCCCGCATGAATAAACAAGCGGCTCTGATTGTCAATATGATAGCTTTTCATTCTTTGAAAGAATTCCAGATGAATATCCAGATCTTCCGGGAGATAATCTGCGTAGCTTTCCACTGTACTTTTTCCGCCATTGAAAAGCCATACATCGGGGCTTTGTCCCAAAGCTAACCAATCTTCACACCAGGCATCATGATTTCCTTTGATGAATATACATTCCTGCTTTTTGGAAAGTTCCATTAAAAATTTAATAATTTCAGAAGATTCGCTCCATCCGTCCACATAATCACCGAGGAAGATCAGCTGATCATCCATTGTGACTTTAGCTCTCTCAAGAACCTGTTGTAATGCTTTAAATCCTCCGTGAATGTCTCCTATTACTAATGTTCTTTTCATTTTACTTCGAAATATATTTTGCATCTACAAAATCTGTCAGCCAAACTCCATTTGCAGACTGGTAGAAAGATAATCCTTCCTGATGCATGGTTCCTGTTCTGATGGTAAGAATTACGGGTTTACCGTGTCTCATTCCAACCTTTGCAGCAGTCTCTTTATCAGCACTTAAGTGTACATGCTGGCGGGTTCTTTTTTCAATTCCTTTTTCTAAAATGGAAGTGATATTGGCTTCTGCAGTTCCGTGATAAAGAAATTCAGGAGGCTGTTTGGCTTCCAAAGCCAGATCTATATCAATAGAATGACCCTGATTTGCTCTGATCTTGGTTTTATCTTCGTTAAAAGCAAAACGTTTTTTGTTATTGGTTTCTACAACCTCATCCAATTCTTCGGGAGTAAAAAACATTCTCTTTTTAGCAGATTTTGCTCTCAGCTCATCTATATCTGCCCACCCGTTTTCATCCAGCTTAAGTGCTATACTTTCTGGCTGATGACGTAGAATCAGGCTTAAAAATTTACTTATTTTTTTCTTTTCTATTTCGTTCATGGTTTGTGTTTAATTCATTAATTTTTGGTTTAACTTCTCACATAATGCTTCAATATCTTCCTTTCTCACCAGCTCTGCAATCCATTCTTCCGGAATACTTCCATATCCATAATAAATTCCGGCAATTCCTCCAGTGATAGCTCCTGTTGTATCTGTGTCTTCGCCCAGGTTGACTGCTTTCAAAACTGCTTCTGCATAGCTTTCTGAGTTTAAAAAACACCATAATGAAGCTTCAAGGCTGTAGAGGACATATCCGCCACTCTTGATTTCATCTTCAGGATATTGGGAAACATCATTTTTTAGAATTCTTCTGAAAAGCTCAATCTCATTTGGATTAAATCCCTGTTCTTCAGAATAATCTAATGCAATTTTTTGTGTATAAGCATATGCTTCTCTTTTGCTCTTCCCTTTCAACAATTGAATAGTAAAAATAACATAGATGAAACAGGCAAAAACAGAACGGAAATGCCCGTGAGTTATTGCTGAGACTTCTTTTACCGTCAGATAGAGTTTCTGAATATCATTTTCATTTTCAAGATAAAAAGCAAGGGGAAGAATTCTCATTAAAGAACCATTCCCATTGTCTTCTTCAAAAATATTTCCTGAAAATCTGGCACTTTCACCTTTAATTAATCTCGCCAAGGCATGTCTTGTTGTTCCTCCTATATCGAAAAGTCTTCCGTGGGCAGTCCAGTGACCATATTTGTTCCATTTTACAAAGCTTTGCCCGATCTTTTCCAGATCATATCCCTTGGTAAGTTCATCAGCAAGACAAAGTGTAAGAGAGCTGTCATCACTCCAGGTTCCTTTGGGTTGATTCCAGGACATGTATTCCAGCATTTTTGTTACTGGAAAACGTTTTAAATCTTCTCTTTTTTTAAATTCTACAGGAACACCAAGAGCATCTCCAATACAAACGCCCATGATTCCTGCTTTTACTTTATTTTCCATCAGGCAAGGTTTACCAGTTTATCAAATAATAGTTTCATTCCCTGGGTTGCTGTTTCTTTCATTACAACTGCTCTCTGTCCGTATCCAAATCCTGTTTCATTAGGGTTGATTACGATTAAAAGACAATCATCTTTGATATCATGAATCAGTCCGGCAGCCGGATACACCTGTAAAGACGTTCCAATTACCAGTAAAATATCTGATTCTTTTACAATTTCTCTTGCGGTCTGATACAAAGGGACATCTTCTCCGAACCAAACGATAAAAGGTCTTAATTGAGCTCCATCTTCTGCTTTATCACCGATTTTGATATCCTCTTTTTGGTCATAAATCAGACTTTTATTGTTGCATGAGCATGATTTGAACAATTCTCCGTGAATATGAAAGATATTGGTAGATCCTGCTCTTTCGTGAAGGTCATCAATATTCTGGGTAATGATCTGAACATCGAAATGTTTTTCCAGTTCTGCTAATAATTGATGCGCTTCGTTCGGCTGTACTTCATGCAGCTGACGTCTTCTTTGGTTATAAAACTCCAGCACTAAAGCCCTGTCTTTTCTCCATCCTTCCGGACTTGCCACATCTGTTACATTATGATTTTCCCAAAGACCGTCTCCGTCTCTGAAGGTTTTTATTCCGCTTTCGGCACTGATTCCTGCGCCGCTTAATATGGTTAGTTTTTTCATTGGTTTACTCTAATAGTTTTTTGTAAATCATTTCATTTTCATCATCAAAACAAACAAAAATAACTTTCTCAATGACATCTGACTTAAATTTTCTGACCTCATCTATTGCAATTTTTCCTGCCAGTTCTTTTGGGAATCTGTATACTCCTGTACTGATGTTTGGAAAAGCAATTGTTTTTACACCAAGGCTTTCTGCTAATTTCAAGGAATTATGATAACAGTTTGCCAGAAGCTTTGATTCTTTTTCTTCATTACCATTCCAAACCGGACCTACCGTATGAATAACATAGTTTGCAGGGAGATTTCCCGCATTTGTTACTACAGCTTCACCAGTATTACATTTACCTTGTCTGTTTCTGATCGCTCTGCATTCTTCCAAGATCTGTGGCCCTCCTGCTCGATGAATAGCTCCATCCACTCCGCCTCCACCAAGTAAGGATGAATTGGCAGCATTGACAATCGCACCAACTTGGATCTTTGTGAGGTCTCCTTTTATTAATTCAATTTTCATTATATTTCTTCAAATGGTTTCAGCATTTCTTCTTTCTTTGTAAGCACCGCAAAAACGACTCTCTTAAATTTATTTTTATATTTACCCTGAAGATGTGTTTTAAATAATCCTGCAATTTCCTTCGGGTCGTTTCTGAACACTCCGCAGCCCCATGCCCCTAAAATTAAAACTTCATTTCCTTCATGTAAAGCCAGCGAAAGCATTTTATCCATTCTGACATCCATGGCAGGGAGAATTTCATTTTTTCTTTCCGGTTCCTGACGTTTTACCACCCCTGCATTGACTGCCGGAGAGGTGATGAAATTACACAGAACAGGTTTGGGAAGCAATTCTCCTTTATCTTTTCTGAAAACCGGAACTTTCGGGCTGTAAATCATTGTATCAGTATAAAAACAGGATTCCATCGCTCGGTGAATCATATAATAGTCCCAGGCCTGAAGCAGACTTTCATACAATCCGGAAGTTCTTGCGAGACTTTCTTCCTGTGCTTCAGCTCCGTTGATAAATCCTCCTCCGGGATTTTTTGCTGAAGCAAAGTTCAGACACATCATTTTTTCCTGATTTTCTTCTTCAGCTAATTGTAAAATTGCTTTTAAAGAACTGCAGTTTCTTGTTTCAAACTGCGTTTCAAAACCGGTTTCCGGCATTGGGGATTCTATCATTTCTGAAAGCTGTTCCGGGGTGAAAAGAGTGGTTTCTTTTTTACTGATTTCCAGCTCGTGTTCTATATTTATTTTTTCGCTATGTTCGTTGATATAATATTTTTTAGCAAGGATATCCAGGGTATCTTTTGCCATTCCTTTATTTGTCATCGTTAGTTTTTTTTATGTTAAGCATCAGTTCTTCCAGTTCAGTATTTCCGGCATTCTTAAAATCATCTCCTATAAATACTTTGGTGACTTTGATATCTCCTATAATTGCTTCATTAAAGCTGTTCAGCTCTTCCGAAGGAACCCATAATTCATTGTGGTTCATGGCTCCTACATTCTGTGCGGGATATTGATCTGCCACTTCTTCCAACACTTCAAACCGGGTTACAAAGCCCAGATAGTTTCCCGCTTCGTCTCTGGTGTTCCATTTTTCAGCAATCTCAGAAGCATATTCTTCATTAAGAACAGGATAAAAAATGGGCTGCCAATCCAGTCTGGGAGGAAATTTTTTAAACCCACTTTCTATAATCAATATCATTTCTTTTTCTCCTATTGGTCTGTATAATGTTGTTGTTTTCATGGCATTTCTTTTAATTATTTATTATACTGTGGCCCCAATTCTATGGGCCAGTTCATTTGATAAGGGATAATTCTTTTCTACAGGCAGCAGTTTTTTTGCCTTATCGAATTCCCCTGATTGAGTAAAGTTCAAAATCTTCTTAACCAAAGGGGTATAATCCTCTATTTTCATAATCCATTCTTCATTGAATTCCTCAATCAGCGATCTGCTGATCCCAACCTGGATGGAACGGTAATTAAGTTTTGTTCCCTTAATATTCCTTTCAGGATCCCATTGCACATAAATTTCAGCATTTTCAAAGTCTTTTTCCCAATTTCGGGGATCAGGATAAACTCTTTTTTCTGGCGAAGTAAGTATTGCTTTGCTTAAAGCTTTCTCCCAGGCCTCTCTTTTGATGTGAATTGCCAGCGTACATTCCTGATTGGATTTCTGTCCATAATTACTGCGTTCCATCATCCAAAGAAAAGAAGGCTTTATCCAGGTCATTCTGTTGAATGAAAACGGTG is a genomic window containing:
- a CDS encoding metallophosphoesterase family protein, with product MKRTLVIGDIHGGFKALQQVLERAKVTMDDQLIFLGDYVDGWSESSEIIKFLMELSKKQECIFIKGNHDAWCEDWLALGQSPDVWLFNGGKSTVESYADYLPEDLDIHLEFFQRMKSYHIDNQSRLFIHAGYASMHGPEKEVYSSNYRWDRTLWETAVAMDKKLEKNSELYPKRLLLYKEIFIGHTPTLDIGITTPANKANIWNMDTGAAYTGALSIMDIDSKEFWQSDPLPSLYPNEKGRN
- a CDS encoding ADP-ribosylation/crystallin J1 → MKTTTLYRPIGEKEMILIIESGFKKFPPRLDWQPIFYPVLNEEYASEIAEKWNTRDEAGNYLGFVTRFEVLEEVADQYPAQNVGAMNHNELWVPSEELNSFNEAIIGDIKVTKVFIGDDFKNAGNTELEELMLNIKKTNDDK
- a CDS encoding SIR2 family NAD-dependent protein deacylase — its product is MKKLTILSGAGISAESGIKTFRDGDGLWENHNVTDVASPEGWRKDRALVLEFYNQRRRQLHEVQPNEAHQLLAELEKHFDVQIITQNIDDLHERAGSTNIFHIHGELFKSCSCNNKSLIYDQKEDIKIGDKAEDGAQLRPFIVWFGEDVPLYQTAREIVKESDILLVIGTSLQVYPAAGLIHDIKDDCLLIVINPNETGFGYGQRAVVMKETATQGMKLLFDKLVNLA
- a CDS encoding DUF4291 domain-containing protein, which produces MKEFEIRADYKNDTLVVYQAYNKTIAKAAVENQKFMAPFSFNRMTWIKPSFLWMMERSNYGQKSNQECTLAIHIKREAWEKALSKAILTSPEKRVYPDPRNWEKDFENAEIYVQWDPERNIKGTKLNYRSIQVGISRSLIEEFNEEWIMKIEDYTPLVKKILNFTQSGEFDKAKKLLPVEKNYPLSNELAHRIGATV
- a CDS encoding O-acetyl-ADP-ribose deacetylase, which codes for MKIELIKGDLTKIQVGAIVNAANSSLLGGGGVDGAIHRAGGPQILEECRAIRNRQGKCNTGEAVVTNAGNLPANYVIHTVGPVWNGNEEKESKLLANCYHNSLKLAESLGVKTIAFPNISTGVYRFPKELAGKIAIDEVRKFKSDVIEKVIFVCFDDENEMIYKKLLE
- a CDS encoding RNA 2'-phosphotransferase; the encoded protein is MNEIEKKKISKFLSLILRHQPESIALKLDENGWADIDELRAKSAKKRMFFTPEELDEVVETNNKKRFAFNEDKTKIRANQGHSIDIDLALEAKQPPEFLYHGTAEANITSILEKGIEKRTRQHVHLSADKETAAKVGMRHGKPVILTIRTGTMHQEGLSFYQSANGVWLTDFVDAKYISK
- a CDS encoding ADP-ribosylglycohydrolase family protein; this translates as MENKVKAGIMGVCIGDALGVPVEFKKREDLKRFPVTKMLEYMSWNQPKGTWSDDSSLTLCLADELTKGYDLEKIGQSFVKWNKYGHWTAHGRLFDIGGTTRHALARLIKGESARFSGNIFEEDNGNGSLMRILPLAFYLENENDIQKLYLTVKEVSAITHGHFRSVFACFIYVIFTIQLLKGKSKREAYAYTQKIALDYSEEQGFNPNEIELFRRILKNDVSQYPEDEIKSGGYVLYSLEASLWCFLNSESYAEAVLKAVNLGEDTDTTGAITGGIAGIYYGYGSIPEEWIAELVRKEDIEALCEKLNQKLMN
- a CDS encoding TIGR02452 family protein, yielding MTNKGMAKDTLDILAKKYYINEHSEKINIEHELEISKKETTLFTPEQLSEMIESPMPETGFETQFETRNCSSLKAILQLAEEENQEKMMCLNFASAKNPGGGFINGAEAQEESLARTSGLYESLLQAWDYYMIHRAMESCFYTDTMIYSPKVPVFRKDKGELLPKPVLCNFITSPAVNAGVVKRQEPERKNEILPAMDVRMDKMLSLALHEGNEVLILGAWGCGVFRNDPKEIAGLFKTHLQGKYKNKFKRVVFAVLTKKEEMLKPFEEI